A region of Clostridium acetobutylicum ATCC 824 DNA encodes the following proteins:
- a CDS encoding Bax inhibitor-1/YccA family protein: protein MENLRLNHENQEARSFIQQVYMWMTLALLTTAGVALAVSTSPSLIETLFINRSLFFVLILAEVLIVAFLSRRINKMSSQVATAIFFVYSVVNGFTLSWIFLVYDLGSISSVFFITAGTFGAMCAYGYFTKKDLTSIGNICLMGLVGLILASIVNIFIMNDMFSFIISFIGVILFVAITAYDTQRIKAMALSSSYSGDVEASAKGSILGALTLYLDFINLFIYILRLFGRKR from the coding sequence ATGGAAAACTTAAGATTAAATCATGAAAATCAAGAAGCTCGCAGTTTCATTCAACAGGTTTATATGTGGATGACATTAGCCCTTTTAACCACTGCTGGAGTTGCTCTTGCCGTATCAACTTCACCAAGCTTAATTGAAACTCTTTTTATAAACAGATCACTTTTCTTTGTTTTAATTTTAGCTGAAGTTCTTATTGTTGCTTTTTTATCAAGAAGAATAAATAAAATGTCTTCACAAGTTGCAACAGCAATATTCTTTGTATATTCAGTTGTTAATGGCTTTACACTTTCATGGATATTTCTTGTTTATGATTTAGGCTCAATTTCAAGTGTATTTTTTATAACTGCTGGAACCTTTGGTGCTATGTGTGCATATGGCTACTTTACCAAAAAGGATCTCACAAGCATAGGTAATATTTGTCTTATGGGTCTAGTAGGACTAATACTTGCATCAATAGTTAATATCTTTATAATGAACGATATGTTTTCATTTATTATATCCTTTATAGGAGTTATTCTCTTTGTAGCAATCACTGCATATGATACTCAAAGAATTAAGGCAATGGCTTTATCTTCAAGCTATTCTGGTGATGTAGAAGCTTCTGCGAAAGGAAGTATACTTGGAGCTCTTACATTGTATCTTGATTTTATAAATCTTTTTATCTATATCTTAAGATTATTTGGACGAAAAAGATAA
- a CDS encoding acylphosphatase, protein MMERYLIKVLGRVQGVGFRYFAQSLAGTYSITGTVKNCEDATVRIEAQGEEKNLNKFLAEIRKGNRFVKVEDIVAKKIPTADNEKSFKIVY, encoded by the coding sequence TTGATGGAAAGATACTTAATAAAAGTTTTAGGAAGAGTTCAGGGTGTAGGATTTAGGTACTTTGCACAGTCTTTGGCAGGTACTTACAGCATAACAGGTACAGTTAAAAATTGTGAAGATGCTACAGTTAGAATAGAGGCACAGGGAGAAGAAAAAAATCTTAACAAGTTTTTAGCTGAAATAAGAAAAGGCAATAGGTTTGTAAAGGTAGAGGATATAGTTGCTAAAAAAATACCAACTGCTGATAATGAAAAATCCTTTAAGATAGTGTATTAA
- a CDS encoding pyridoxal phosphate-dependent aminotransferase produces the protein MVSEKMYELGSKRSVIREIFEFGKKRAEEVGVENVYDFSIGNPNVPAPEAVKKAILEILEEENPVDIHSYTSAQGDLKVRDTLAESINKRFSTSFSGNNLYMTVGAAASIHICFSALANPGDEFITFAPYFPEYRCFVEAAGGKLVVVPAKIEDFQIDFEEFEKRINEKTKAVIVNTPNNPSGVVYTEETITKLAKVLENKAKEYGHAIYLISDEPYREIAYDVEVPYLTKYYDNTFVCYSYSKSLSLPGERIGYIVVPSEMEEFNKVYAAICGAGRALGYVCAPSLFQKVVAKCAGITADISIYKKNRDLLYEGLIKLGYKCVKPEGAFYLFPQALEKDAYAFTEKAKKYDLLIVPGDDFGCPGHVRISYCVTTDQILRALPAFEKLAKEYK, from the coding sequence ATGGTATCAGAAAAAATGTATGAACTAGGAAGTAAACGCTCAGTTATAAGAGAAATCTTTGAATTCGGAAAAAAGAGAGCAGAAGAAGTAGGGGTAGAAAATGTATATGATTTTAGCATTGGAAATCCAAATGTTCCAGCACCAGAAGCTGTAAAAAAGGCAATCCTCGAAATTTTAGAAGAAGAAAATCCAGTTGATATTCACAGCTATACAAGCGCTCAAGGAGACTTAAAGGTAAGAGATACTTTAGCTGAATCAATAAATAAAAGATTCTCTACATCATTTAGTGGAAATAATCTATATATGACAGTAGGAGCAGCTGCTTCTATACATATATGTTTTTCAGCTCTAGCAAATCCCGGAGATGAATTCATAACCTTTGCACCATATTTTCCTGAGTATAGGTGCTTTGTGGAAGCTGCCGGTGGAAAGCTTGTAGTGGTTCCTGCAAAGATTGAGGATTTTCAGATAGACTTTGAGGAATTTGAAAAGAGGATAAATGAAAAAACAAAGGCTGTTATTGTAAATACTCCAAATAACCCATCAGGAGTGGTTTATACAGAAGAAACAATAACAAAACTTGCTAAAGTACTTGAAAATAAAGCTAAAGAATATGGTCATGCTATTTATCTTATATCAGACGAGCCTTATCGAGAAATTGCATACGATGTTGAGGTGCCATATTTAACAAAGTACTATGATAATACCTTTGTGTGTTATTCCTACAGTAAGTCTCTATCACTTCCTGGAGAAAGAATAGGTTATATTGTTGTACCAAGTGAAATGGAAGAGTTTAATAAGGTATATGCAGCGATATGTGGAGCTGGTAGAGCCCTTGGATACGTATGTGCTCCAAGTCTTTTTCAAAAGGTTGTAGCTAAATGTGCAGGTATTACAGCGGATATTTCTATTTATAAGAAGAATAGAGATTTACTATATGAGGGTCTAATAAAATTAGGTTACAAGTGTGTTAAGCCAGAGGGAGCCTTTTATCTATTTCCACAGGCTTTAGAAAAAGATGCCTATGCTTTTACGGAAAAAGCAAAAAAGTATGATTTACTAATAGTTCCAGGAGATGACTTTGGCTGTCCTGGTCATGTGCGTATTTCTTATTGTGTTACAACTGATCAGATTTTAAGAGCGCTTCCTGCCTTTGAGAAGTTAGCAAAAGAGTATAAATAA
- a CDS encoding YaiI/YqxD family protein produces the protein MKIYVDADACPVVSIVERVAQEMKIPVTLLCDTNHILNSTYSDIKIIGAGADAVDFALINLCHRGDVVVTQDYGVAAMALGKGAYAIHQSGKLYENDNIDRMLMERHIAKKARRASSKNHMKGPRKRTSEDDERFEAAFRRLIMRGKV, from the coding sequence ATGAAAATTTACGTTGATGCTGATGCCTGTCCCGTAGTTTCTATTGTGGAGAGGGTGGCTCAAGAAATGAAAATACCGGTTACATTATTATGTGATACAAACCATATATTAAATTCTACTTACAGCGATATTAAGATAATAGGAGCAGGTGCAGATGCTGTGGATTTTGCACTTATTAATCTTTGCCATAGAGGAGATGTTGTTGTTACGCAGGATTATGGTGTGGCAGCTATGGCACTTGGAAAAGGCGCCTATGCTATTCATCAATCGGGAAAGTTGTATGAAAATGATAATATAGATAGAATGCTTATGGAAAGGCATATAGCTAAAAAGGCAAGAAGAGCTTCTTCAAAGAACCACATGAAGGGTCCAAGAAAGAGAACTTCAGAGGATGATGAAAGGTTTGAAGCTGCTTTTAGAAGGTTAATTATGAGGGGGAAGGTATAG
- a CDS encoding CdaR family transcriptional regulator, with amino-acid sequence MRLSKTIAQSIVEEMMNLIPYNINVMNEEGIIIGSGDLSRIGNLHEGALEAIKEKSLNVIYSEKNSVKPGVNEPIIIDGKVIGVIGITGYSDEVKKFIKLVRVTAVLLIEQAEANEESQNRNLKRERFYYDLINRKTPYDEKFSKIAQDFGFDISKKHRAILVYGNNTSKKFYDLKKKYIFNYDLDINKTAFFISDDYKYKLLIDELKHYKDIEKIGIGEKEDIAAISLENSKKGVELGKKIKPNSKIYEYEELKFFIHLHHKNKEEIVNLISSIDKSEYKLELIQTIQIYVEENGQINDAALRLNIHRNTLNYRLERIKKITGKDPKNFFQLFELFCGLIWRE; translated from the coding sequence ATGAGGTTATCAAAAACTATAGCTCAAAGTATAGTAGAAGAAATGATGAATTTAATTCCCTACAATATAAATGTAATGAATGAAGAAGGGATAATAATAGGAAGTGGAGATTTAAGTCGTATAGGAAATTTACATGAAGGGGCATTAGAAGCAATTAAAGAGAAGTCTTTAAATGTAATATATAGTGAAAAAAATAGTGTTAAGCCTGGAGTAAACGAACCTATAATAATTGATGGGAAGGTTATTGGGGTGATAGGTATAACTGGCTATTCTGATGAAGTGAAAAAATTTATAAAGCTTGTCAGAGTAACGGCAGTGCTGTTAATAGAACAAGCAGAGGCAAATGAAGAAAGTCAAAATAGAAATCTTAAACGTGAGAGGTTCTATTATGATCTTATAAATAGAAAAACACCTTATGATGAAAAATTCTCTAAAATAGCACAGGACTTTGGCTTCGACATTTCAAAAAAACATAGAGCAATTTTAGTGTATGGTAATAATACTTCAAAGAAATTTTATGACCTTAAAAAGAAATATATTTTTAATTATGATTTAGATATTAATAAAACTGCATTTTTTATCTCTGATGATTACAAATATAAGCTTCTAATTGATGAATTAAAGCACTATAAGGACATAGAGAAAATAGGAATAGGTGAAAAAGAGGATATTGCAGCAATATCACTTGAAAATTCTAAAAAGGGTGTAGAGCTTGGAAAGAAAATAAAACCTAATTCAAAGATATATGAATATGAAGAATTAAAATTTTTTATACATTTGCACCATAAGAATAAAGAAGAAATTGTAAATTTGATTTCAAGTATAGATAAATCAGAATATAAGCTTGAACTAATTCAAACAATACAAATTTATGTGGAGGAAAATGGGCAAATAAATGATGCAGCATTAAGGCTTAATATTCATAGAAATACTTTAAATTATAGACTTGAAAGAATTAAAAAGATTACAGGAAAAGATCCTAAGAATTTTTTTCAGCTTTTTGAACTTTTCTGTGGGCTTATTTGGAGGGAATAA
- a CDS encoding DJ-1/PfpI family protein, with protein sequence MSYRIDVLLFNKFETLDVFGPVEIFGNLQDDFELNFISSDGGLVESSQKVRVETSLYTRDENIEKILFVPGGSGTREKVNDDNFINFIGNMVKESKYIISVCTGSALLSKAGILNGKRATTNKRSFKWVTEQNEDVLWVKEARWVKDGNIYTSSGVSAGIDMTLGFIEDLIGKEKALEISRSIEYFWNEDSNYDPFSKIYG encoded by the coding sequence ATGAGTTATAGGATTGATGTACTTTTATTCAATAAATTTGAGACATTAGATGTATTTGGACCAGTTGAGATATTCGGAAATTTACAAGATGATTTTGAATTAAATTTTATATCGTCTGATGGTGGGCTTGTTGAAAGTTCTCAAAAGGTAAGGGTAGAGACAAGTTTATATACAAGAGATGAAAATATTGAGAAGATTTTATTTGTGCCAGGCGGTAGCGGTACAAGAGAAAAGGTTAATGACGATAATTTTATCAATTTCATTGGAAATATGGTTAAAGAATCAAAATACATAATTAGTGTATGTACAGGTTCAGCTTTACTTTCTAAAGCAGGAATTTTAAATGGAAAAAGGGCAACAACTAATAAAAGATCATTTAAATGGGTTACAGAACAAAATGAAGATGTGCTATGGGTAAAAGAAGCACGATGGGTAAAGGATGGTAATATATACACATCTTCTGGTGTATCAGCGGGAATTGATATGACATTGGGTTTTATAGAAGATTTAATTGGAAAAGAAAAGGCATTAGAAATTAGCCGAAGTATTGAATATTTTTGGAATGAAGATAGCAACTATGATCCGTTTTCAAAAATATATGGATGA
- a CDS encoding membrane protein, with product MVKNNIKAFLIHIFVALVCYEIIHFKVPIMVKFINTRYMGLSDYRRADYIFGTFVLIVAVILYYILGKKFLKRREKISENIVSVILVGIVGVFAWKLSWRLLIGGNNYLSFYYSYAETLIEETMLFSARIVLLISFIPSIVMFLAITFKGNKLKISGINKKVEETDEEAVLRKYTNVNK from the coding sequence ATGGTAAAAAACAATATTAAAGCTTTTTTGATTCATATTTTTGTTGCTCTTGTTTGCTATGAAATTATTCATTTTAAGGTTCCGATTATGGTAAAGTTCATAAACACACGGTACATGGGATTAAGTGACTATAGAAGGGCAGATTATATTTTTGGAACATTTGTTTTAATAGTTGCAGTGATTTTATATTATATTTTGGGAAAAAAGTTTCTTAAAAGAAGAGAGAAGATTAGTGAAAATATTGTATCTGTTATTCTAGTAGGTATTGTTGGAGTATTCGCTTGGAAGTTATCTTGGAGATTATTAATTGGAGGAAATAACTACTTGAGTTTTTATTATTCATATGCTGAAACGCTTATTGAGGAGACCATGTTATTTTCTGCACGTATAGTTCTTTTGATTTCCTTCATACCTAGTATAGTTATGTTTCTAGCTATTACGTTTAAAGGAAATAAACTCAAGATAAGTGGAATAAATAAAAAAGTTGAGGAAACTGACGAAGAAGCAGTACTTAGAAAGTATACAAATGTGAATAAATAG
- a CDS encoding glycerate kinase family protein — translation MKSFTIVLAPDSFKESMTAKEVCLAMEKGIKKVNDRINCIHVPMADGGEGTMQSLVDATNGKVYSLNVMGPLLDKVEAQYGILGNGEIGVIEMASASGIHLVPKEKRNPLITTTYGTGELVKACLDRGVKKILIGIGGSSTNDGGVGAIKALGAKFLDEEGKDIGFGGGSLSKLRKIDLSELDERLSKVEIEVACDVNNPLCGKNGASNIFGPQKGATKEMVETLDENLKHYAKIIKEQCKKDVIDMPGAGAAGGLGAGLVAFLDGKLERGIGLVIKYSGLEEKVKDCDIVFTGEGSIDYQTKFGKTPIGVAKLAKKYDKPVIALAGRVGDNIEDLYEEGIDSIFGIIRGVKTLEEVLKDGKENIEKTSENIMRLINLNI, via the coding sequence ATGAAAAGTTTTACTATTGTATTAGCGCCGGATTCTTTTAAAGAAAGCATGACTGCAAAAGAAGTCTGTTTGGCAATGGAAAAGGGAATAAAGAAGGTTAATGATAGAATTAATTGCATACATGTTCCAATGGCAGATGGCGGAGAAGGTACAATGCAGTCTCTCGTGGATGCTACAAATGGAAAAGTATATTCACTAAATGTAATGGGACCTCTTTTAGATAAGGTTGAGGCACAATACGGGATTTTGGGTAATGGAGAAATTGGAGTAATTGAAATGGCAAGTGCCAGCGGAATTCATTTGGTTCCAAAGGAGAAGAGAAACCCTTTAATTACAACTACATATGGTACAGGAGAACTTGTTAAAGCTTGTCTTGATAGAGGCGTGAAAAAAATACTTATAGGTATAGGTGGAAGTTCAACTAATGATGGAGGAGTAGGTGCTATTAAAGCACTTGGAGCTAAATTTTTAGATGAAGAAGGAAAAGATATAGGTTTTGGGGGAGGAAGCTTATCTAAGCTAAGAAAAATAGATTTGTCTGAGCTTGATGAAAGATTAAGTAAAGTGGAAATTGAAGTTGCATGTGATGTTAATAATCCACTTTGCGGTAAAAATGGAGCTTCTAATATCTTTGGACCTCAAAAAGGTGCTACAAAAGAAATGGTTGAAACATTAGATGAAAATCTAAAGCATTATGCTAAAATAATAAAAGAACAGTGTAAAAAGGATGTTATTGACATGCCAGGAGCAGGAGCAGCAGGGGGCCTTGGAGCTGGTCTTGTAGCATTTTTAGACGGTAAACTTGAGCGTGGGATTGGATTGGTTATAAAGTATTCTGGACTAGAAGAAAAAGTAAAAGACTGTGATATTGTTTTTACAGGGGAAGGAAGTATAGACTATCAAACTAAGTTTGGAAAAACACCAATTGGAGTAGCTAAGCTTGCTAAAAAGTATGACAAACCAGTTATTGCACTTGCAGGAAGAGTTGGGGACAACATAGAGGATTTGTACGAAGAAGGCATAGACTCGATATTTGGAATAATAAGAGGTGTAAAGACTCTTGAAGAAGTTCTTAAAGACGGAAAAGAAAATATTGAAAAGACATCAGAAAATATAATGAGATTAATAAATTTAAATATATAA
- a CDS encoding class I SAM-dependent DNA methyltransferase: protein MNFDKYAKEWDDEERINRAKIISEKIEKTIPMNKDYSVMEFGCGTGLISFNLQDKFGKITLVDSSEGMIEVLNSKMDKYKVNNMTAKKIDIFNEPIEEKFDVIYSSMALHHVKDTKGIVEIFYKLLNDNGYLCIVDLDKEDGSFHKREENFNGHNGFDQKNLKELLIASKFKDVYSETFFKDTKNIWGKDIDYSLFIVSAKK from the coding sequence ATGAATTTTGATAAGTATGCTAAAGAGTGGGACGATGAGGAAAGAATTAATAGAGCCAAGATAATATCGGAAAAAATAGAGAAAACTATTCCTATGAATAAAGATTATTCTGTAATGGAATTTGGTTGTGGTACTGGGCTTATAAGTTTTAATCTTCAGGATAAGTTTGGAAAAATTACATTGGTAGATTCATCAGAAGGTATGATAGAAGTACTTAATTCAAAGATGGATAAATATAAGGTAAATAACATGACTGCAAAAAAAATTGATATATTTAATGAACCAATTGAAGAAAAGTTTGATGTTATTTATAGTTCTATGGCGCTTCATCATGTTAAGGACACTAAAGGTATAGTTGAGATTTTTTATAAGCTTTTGAATGACAATGGATACTTATGTATAGTTGATTTAGACAAGGAGGATGGAAGCTTTCATAAAAGAGAAGAGAATTTCAATGGACACAATGGCTTTGACCAGAAAAATCTAAAAGAGCTTCTAATAGCTTCTAAATTTAAAGATGTTTATTCAGAAACATTTTTTAAGGATACAAAGAACATATGGGGTAAGGACATTGATTATTCATTATTCATAGTTAGTGCTAAAAAATAA
- a CDS encoding nucleoside triphosphate pyrophosphohydrolase — translation MKIYNKLVRDKIPEIIENSGKTFDIHYAKKEDLTALLEAKLLEEAKEFSEDKNLEELADLMEVVLGLASALGFSEEELMKKRNEKKAERGGFQKGIVLEKVYE, via the coding sequence ATGAAAATTTATAATAAACTTGTAAGAGATAAAATACCTGAAATAATAGAAAACTCAGGAAAAACTTTCGATATACATTATGCTAAAAAAGAAGATTTAACAGCTTTACTTGAAGCAAAGTTATTAGAAGAAGCAAAAGAATTTTCAGAGGATAAAAACCTTGAGGAACTAGCTGATTTAATGGAGGTTGTTCTTGGTTTAGCTTCTGCACTTGGATTTTCTGAAGAAGAGCTTATGAAAAAAAGAAATGAAAAAAAAGCTGAAAGAGGCGGTTTTCAAAAAGGTATTGTGTTAGAAAAAGTTTATGAGTAA
- a CDS encoding (deoxy)nucleoside triphosphate pyrophosphohydrolase — protein sequence MLDVVAAILTNENNEILITRRAEGKNNAGYFEFPGGRIENGETRREALAREVKEELDVDIAVGEYFGESTYDNDGLGVKLNAFKGKIISGDIKLSVHDEYKWVRKEELKEFKFSPADEKLVNELMEEQ from the coding sequence ATGTTAGACGTAGTTGCAGCTATTCTCACAAATGAAAATAACGAGATATTGATAACAAGAAGAGCGGAAGGAAAAAATAATGCTGGATATTTTGAATTTCCAGGTGGTAGAATTGAAAATGGAGAAACTAGAAGGGAAGCCCTTGCACGTGAAGTAAAAGAAGAGCTTGATGTCGATATCGCAGTTGGCGAATATTTTGGAGAGAGTACTTACGATAATGATGGACTTGGTGTTAAGCTAAATGCATTTAAAGGAAAAATAATTAGTGGAGATATAAAGCTTTCTGTTCATGATGAGTACAAATGGGTTAGGAAAGAGGAGCTTAAAGAATTTAAGTTTTCACCAGCTGATGAAAAGTTAGTTAATGAACTAATGGAGGAACAGTAG
- a CDS encoding DEAD/DEAH box helicase family protein, whose protein sequence is MNKESTIKHNLTYKDIEPLNCITGDTNHLLPQLKASITKAKSIDIIIAFLMESGVKLIVKNLKEAVNKGVPIRILTGNYLNITQPQALYLLKDELKGEVDLRFYNIPNKSFHPKAYIFEYETGGDIFIGSSNISRSALTTGIEWNYRISKDAHSDDFKEYKRTFEDLFLNHTIIVDDNELQRYSKTWRRPRVFSDIEKLEDKEKENVIQFPTPKAAQIEALYELKKSREEGFDRGIVVAATGIGKTYLAAFDSRSFKKVLFVAHRQEILEQAENAFKSVREDSATGFFSGCDKATDCDIVFATVQTLGQARYLAEEYFEKNYFDYIVIDKFHHAAAKNYQNIINYFTPKFLLGITATPERMDNKDVFEICYYNVVYEVRLKEAINKGWLVPFRYYGIFDETDYSKITFKNGKYNEEELEKAFMIEKRADLILSHYRKYNSEKALGFCSSRKHANYMAEYFCNNGIEACAVLSGDSMSYSMGRKEALEKLRQGKIKVIFSVDMFNEGLDVPNIDMVMFLRPTESAAIFLQQLGRGLRKSCDKKYLNVLDFIGNYKKANLVPYLLSGDVKSMGNIRKSVPKEEEYPEGCIVDFDFKLIDLFKRIYQAQKKITEIVKEEFYRIKQQLERVPSRYEMYKYMDDDIYNNIRTNAKVNIFNDYIGFLKAIDEVDQEEEKLIKTSAHDFIKKLETTSMSKTYKMPLLLAFYNNGQIKLSINEDEIYLSFKKFYSKSSNAVDLLRDKSTKSYLNWDKKAYLKIAKNPRAAFVNSASEFFEDKGEVYNIKSILKEFQHNKAFIRHFKDVIDYRTIKFYKERLEKKHEEVYGVKKA, encoded by the coding sequence ATGAACAAAGAATCAACAATAAAACATAATTTAACTTACAAGGATATAGAGCCATTAAACTGTATAACGGGAGATACTAATCATCTTCTTCCACAATTAAAAGCTTCTATTACAAAAGCTAAGTCTATAGATATAATAATAGCTTTTTTAATGGAATCTGGAGTTAAACTTATTGTTAAGAATTTAAAAGAGGCTGTAAATAAAGGTGTTCCTATAAGGATTTTAACAGGAAATTATCTTAATATAACTCAGCCTCAGGCATTATATCTTTTAAAGGATGAACTTAAAGGTGAAGTTGACCTTAGATTTTACAACATACCTAATAAATCTTTTCACCCTAAAGCATATATATTTGAATATGAAACTGGTGGAGATATATTTATAGGCTCTTCAAATATATCAAGATCAGCTTTAACAACTGGTATTGAGTGGAATTATAGAATTTCAAAAGATGCACATAGTGATGATTTTAAAGAATATAAAAGAACCTTTGAAGATTTGTTTTTAAACCATACAATCATAGTGGATGATAACGAACTTCAAAGATATTCAAAAACTTGGAGAAGACCAAGAGTTTTTTCAGATATAGAAAAATTAGAGGATAAGGAAAAAGAAAATGTAATTCAATTTCCAACGCCCAAGGCAGCTCAAATAGAAGCATTGTATGAACTTAAAAAATCAAGGGAAGAGGGCTTTGATAGAGGTATTGTGGTTGCAGCAACAGGTATTGGAAAAACATATTTAGCAGCATTTGACTCAAGAAGCTTTAAAAAAGTATTATTTGTAGCACATAGGCAGGAGATTTTAGAACAAGCAGAGAATGCATTTAAAAGTGTAAGGGAAGACAGCGCTACAGGATTTTTTAGTGGTTGTGATAAGGCTACAGATTGTGATATTGTGTTTGCAACAGTTCAAACATTAGGACAAGCTAGATATTTAGCTGAAGAGTATTTTGAAAAAAATTATTTCGATTATATTGTAATAGATAAGTTTCATCATGCTGCTGCTAAAAATTATCAAAATATAATAAATTATTTCACTCCAAAGTTTTTACTTGGAATTACTGCAACACCTGAAAGAATGGATAATAAAGATGTATTTGAAATATGTTATTACAATGTTGTTTATGAGGTAAGGCTTAAAGAAGCTATAAATAAAGGATGGTTAGTACCTTTTAGATATTATGGGATATTTGATGAAACTGATTATAGTAAGATAACCTTTAAAAATGGAAAATACAACGAAGAAGAGTTAGAGAAGGCATTTATGATAGAAAAACGTGCTGATTTAATTTTAAGTCATTACAGAAAATATAACAGCGAAAAAGCATTGGGGTTTTGCTCTAGCAGAAAGCATGCAAATTACATGGCAGAATATTTCTGCAATAATGGAATAGAAGCTTGCGCTGTTTTAAGTGGAGATTCGATGAGTTATTCTATGGGTAGAAAAGAGGCTTTAGAGAAATTAAGGCAGGGAAAAATTAAAGTAATATTTTCAGTAGATATGTTTAATGAGGGGTTAGATGTACCTAATATAGATATGGTTATGTTTTTACGACCAACTGAATCAGCAGCTATATTTTTGCAGCAGTTAGGACGTGGACTTAGAAAATCTTGTGATAAGAAATATTTAAATGTACTAGATTTCATAGGAAACTATAAAAAGGCAAACTTAGTTCCATATCTTTTAAGCGGCGATGTGAAAAGTATGGGTAATATAAGAAAATCAGTTCCAAAGGAAGAAGAGTATCCAGAAGGTTGCATTGTGGATTTTGATTTTAAACTTATTGATTTGTTTAAGAGAATATATCAAGCTCAGAAGAAAATAACAGAGATTGTAAAGGAAGAGTTTTATAGGATAAAACAACAACTAGAAAGAGTTCCAAGTAGGTATGAAATGTATAAATATATGGATGACGATATTTATAATAATATTAGGACTAATGCTAAAGTAAATATTTTTAATGATTATATTGGTTTCTTAAAAGCTATAGATGAGGTTGATCAGGAAGAAGAGAAGCTTATTAAGACTAGTGCTCACGATTTTATTAAAAAGCTAGAAACTACATCTATGTCGAAGACTTATAAGATGCCACTTTTGCTTGCTTTTTATAATAATGGACAAATTAAGTTATCTATAAATGAAGATGAGATATATTTAAGTTTTAAGAAATTTTATAGTAAATCATCGAATGCTGTGGATTTGTTAAGAGATAAATCTACAAAAAGCTACTTGAATTGGGATAAGAAAGCATATTTGAAAATTGCTAAAAATCCAAGAGCTGCTTTTGTAAATTCAGCCTCAGAGTTTTTTGAAGATAAAGGTGAGGTTTATAATATAAAAAGTATACTTAAAGAATTTCAACATAATAAAGCCTTTATAAGGCATTTCAAGGATGTTATAGATTACCGAACTATAAAATTTTACAAGGAAAGACTAGAAAAAAAACATGAGGAAGTATATGGAGTTAAAAAAGCTTAG